One Spiroplasma sp. NBRC 100390 DNA window includes the following coding sequences:
- a CDS encoding alpha/beta hydrolase gives MEANYKKSLRKLRQYNYTFLKILLVIIFFPIVLLLSFICSRVFIPYLFNYKRSGVDQNNVELNTLQQLEADVKAKKLKNFVINESDLQESFIEFNNNKISTLMLEHPTSSKWVVGLHGFKRNKYIGLRNIYHFYQAGYNILTFDAYAHGNTYGNKSDLGVTNSIILNFLITWLKQNKNPSVIGVFGISMGASTALWFAHQFYYENKIDWLIVDCPFSQPVQQIRAFLRKYVKLPWWLMSLGINRNFRKHSKTDLKHMNLLKENDRIKDLPILFIHGTKDSFVKYHNSVVMYYLQQQESQKSEIFLVNKAEHSGALAVDQKAYQQKTLAFARKWDLNFLEKKLII, from the coding sequence ATGGAGGCAAATTACAAAAAAAGCTTACGAAAACTAAGACAATATAATTATACTTTCCTTAAAATTTTATTAGTAATTATCTTTTTCCCAATTGTTTTATTACTGTCTTTTATTTGTTCAAGAGTATTTATTCCATATCTTTTTAATTATAAACGGAGTGGCGTTGATCAAAATAATGTTGAATTAAACACATTGCAACAATTAGAAGCAGATGTTAAAGCAAAAAAACTAAAAAATTTTGTTATTAATGAAAGTGATTTACAAGAATCATTTATTGAGTTCAATAATAATAAAATTAGTACCTTAATGTTAGAACATCCAACTTCAAGTAAATGAGTTGTAGGGTTGCACGGCTTTAAACGAAATAAATATATTGGGTTACGAAATATTTATCATTTTTATCAAGCGGGATATAATATTTTAACATTTGATGCTTATGCTCATGGAAATACTTATGGTAATAAATCTGATTTAGGTGTTACTAATTCAATTATTTTAAATTTTTTAATTACATGATTAAAACAAAATAAAAACCCAAGTGTAATTGGTGTCTTTGGCATTAGTATGGGTGCTTCAACAGCATTATGATTTGCGCATCAGTTTTATTATGAAAATAAAATTGATTGATTAATTGTTGATTGTCCTTTTTCACAACCAGTGCAGCAAATTCGTGCTTTTTTACGAAAATATGTTAAGTTACCGTGATGATTAATGTCGTTAGGGATTAATCGTAATTTTCGTAAGCATTCAAAAACAGATTTAAAGCATATGAATTTATTAAAAGAAAATGATCGGATAAAAGATTTACCAATTTTATTTATTCATGGAACAAAAGATAGTTTCGTAAAATATCATAATTCCGTTGTGATGTATTATTTACAACAGCAGGAAAGCCAGAAGAGTGAAATCTTTTTAGTAAATAAGGCTGAACACTCTGGAGCACTTGCGGTTGATCAGAAGGCATATCAACAAAAAACACTAGCGTTTGCTAGAAAATGAGATTTAAATTTTTTAGAAAAAAAATTGATAATTTAA
- a CDS encoding MFS transporter, producing the protein METSEQQKKISSKTIWIIALLALADVLVMAVPFYLKNVISSVKISEGLGISASQFSQANAIYGYVALLSYFLGGYFADRFNLKKLTLIGLAGIGVVSIWYGLIPFITSGKIIQVYVIFSLWSFITCFIFWSALWKLLSEQGTPAENGKLNGIHGSLNGLIGTVLIAIAYLVFWLFENVWTESLGHWAFSALVFIFSGLIFINCILLWKFVPDLNHNSNQNNNFDIRELGKTLKNFKLWIVTLLIMGVYMYQSGLSVFVTFMQDALKIIPIIVVVVGILRTYFFRFLFSAPAGKLADRTQKYILFIVIGLSLASLITIAAISLPGYYETSFEELSSTWKIVIQTLIIILYLTLGIICWALVTNRWATIYEINISQKEYAASVGLISFIAFSPDAWFWQIDSILLKNYGTEAGYLTNKLANQISLAIITGIGLFAALAGMVLLLVLKKEKQAKQLATL; encoded by the coding sequence ATGGAAACATCAGAACAACAGAAAAAAATTAGTAGCAAAACAATATGAATTATTGCCCTTTTAGCACTAGCTGATGTCTTAGTAATGGCAGTACCATTCTACTTAAAAAACGTTATTTCTTCGGTAAAAATTTCAGAAGGATTAGGAATTAGCGCATCGCAGTTTTCCCAAGCCAATGCTATTTATGGATACGTAGCATTATTAAGTTATTTTCTTGGCGGTTATTTTGCTGATCGCTTTAATTTAAAAAAGTTAACCTTAATTGGCTTAGCAGGAATTGGAGTTGTTAGTATTTGATATGGCTTAATTCCTTTTATTACTAGTGGAAAAATTATTCAAGTTTATGTTATTTTTTCCTTATGAAGTTTTATTACTTGTTTTATTTTTTGAAGTGCCCTATGAAAATTATTATCAGAACAAGGAACTCCCGCTGAAAACGGTAAACTAAATGGAATTCATGGAAGTTTAAATGGATTAATCGGAACGGTTTTAATTGCGATTGCTTATTTAGTATTTTGATTATTTGAAAATGTTTGAACAGAATCATTAGGGCACTGAGCTTTTAGTGCCCTTGTATTTATTTTCTCGGGGTTGATTTTTATTAATTGTATTTTATTATGAAAATTTGTCCCTGATTTAAATCACAATTCAAATCAAAATAATAATTTTGATATTAGAGAATTAGGTAAAACATTAAAGAATTTTAAATTATGAATTGTTACTTTATTGATTATGGGAGTTTATATGTACCAATCTGGTTTAAGTGTTTTTGTGACTTTTATGCAAGATGCTTTAAAGATTATTCCAATTATTGTCGTTGTTGTGGGAATTCTCCGAACATATTTCTTCCGGTTTTTATTTAGCGCTCCTGCTGGTAAATTAGCTGATCGTACCCAAAAATATATTTTATTTATTGTAATTGGGTTAAGTTTAGCTTCTTTAATCACCATTGCTGCCATCAGTTTACCTGGTTATTATGAAACCTCATTTGAGGAACTGTCATCAACTTGAAAAATTGTTATTCAAACCTTAATTATTATTCTATATTTGACATTAGGAATTATTTGTTGAGCATTAGTTACCAACCGTTGAGCAACAATTTATGAAATTAATATTAGTCAAAAAGAATATGCTGCTTCGGTTGGATTAATCTCCTTTATTGCCTTTTCACCTGATGCCTGGTTTTGACAAATTGATTCAATTCTGTTAAAAAATTATGGTACTGAAGCAGGCTATCTAACTAATAAATTAGCAAACCAAATTAGTTTAGCAATTATTACGGGGATTGGTCTTTTTGCCGCCCTCGCAGGAATGGTATTATTGTTAGTTCTAAAAAAAGAAAAACAAGCAAAGCAACTTGCCACCCTTTAA
- a CDS encoding glycerophosphodiester phosphodiesterase, producing MLIAHRGFRSPTGENRMVDFINALKTCPGVEFDIRMTKDHQIIIFHDHNFKRIGNVNETVRHFTYQEIKNFEFFKKNPEFLPPLFIDDFINKIAEQYQVINVEIKPDRYNEQEFTLIKKALLLLQTKTKAEIIVSSFGHEALKFISTLSSPFKKGYLIESLKDIDQTLITKFDYLHPSIATVKQKKNIAIIKNLNLPLNIWTFKNEKDLKIINNLYPQDFIHSYISDIATLNPALK from the coding sequence ATGTTAATTGCGCATCGAGGTTTTCGTAGTCCCACCGGAGAAAATCGTATGGTTGATTTTATTAATGCATTAAAAACTTGTCCTGGAGTTGAATTTGATATTAGGATGACGAAAGACCATCAAATCATTATTTTTCATGATCATAATTTTAAAAGAATTGGAAATGTTAATGAAACTGTTCGTCATTTTACTTATCAAGAAATTAAGAATTTTGAATTCTTTAAAAAAAATCCCGAATTTTTACCACCTTTATTTATTGATGATTTTATCAATAAAATTGCAGAACAATATCAAGTAATTAATGTTGAAATCAAACCAGATCGTTATAATGAACAAGAATTTACTTTAATCAAAAAAGCATTATTATTGTTACAAACAAAAACAAAAGCTGAGATTATTGTTTCTTCGTTTGGCCATGAAGCTTTAAAATTTATTAGTACTTTAAGTAGCCCTTTTAAAAAAGGTTATTTAATTGAGAGTTTAAAAGATATTGATCAAACTTTAATCACCAAGTTTGATTATTTACACCCGTCAATTGCAACAGTAAAACAAAAAAAGAATATTGCAATTATTAAAAACCTTAATCTACCATTAAATATTTGAACTTTTAAAAATGAAAAAGATCTTAAAATTATTAATAATTTATATCCCCAAGATTTTATTCATAGTTATATTAGTGACATTGCAACTTTAAATCCCGCCTTAAAATAA